Below is a genomic region from Verrucomicrobiales bacterium.
CGCGGATGATCCCCACGTGGTGACCATCGGCAATGTCATGGTCGGCGGGACGGCACGCAACTACTCGTATACGGTCACCATCTTCGATCCCCAGGTGCCGAGTGCGGATTATGCGCGCACCGCAGTGACCGGGCCTGATCGCCCGAACCTGAATCAGGACAACGCCTATAACTTCTCCGCTGTCCCCATCGCCACGGGATACCAATGGCGCGCGACCAAAATCACCGGAGCCAACCTCACCGATGGCGCGGAAAGTGGCCTGGCGAACTTCGACGCTGCGGGAGGAATTGGCAACCCAGTGAACACCGCCGTCAAAGCGACGGGGGCCAGTTCCTTTCGACTGCACCGAGTCAGCGGCGCAGCCCCACAAACACTCACCCTGAAGCGGACTCTCCTGGCGGGCCCCGCAAGCCAGATCACCTTCAAGAACCGGTCTCTGAGCACCTCCTCATACGCGTCGACCGTCCAGGTTTCCACCGACGCAGGAGCGAGCTGGCAAACGGTCTTCACGCAAGCGGGATCGGATACGAGCGACGCCGGCTTCACGGATCGGATGGTCTCCTTGGCCAGCCTCGCCAATCGCCAATTTCTGCTGCGATTTGCACTCGAAAACACCGGGGGGCCTTTCTACACCGGGGACAACCCGGGATGGTACATCGATGACATCACGCTCGTAAACCTTGAGGAGGCGTTCCCCAACCCGATCATCAACACTGTGGCGGCCGGGACCACCTTCAACTTCAGGCCAACCGAGGCCGCCGACTTCGCACTGGATGTGCGTCCGCAGGTCTTCGGCAACTACTTCGAGGAATGGGGCAATTCCCTCCGGGTGTCCACCTCCACCACCGTTCCCACAGCTCCGACCATCGGCTCGCAACCCCAAAGCCAGACGGTCGTGGCTGGCGCGAACGTCACCTTCTCGGTGACCGCCCAAGGCACCGCCCCCCTGAGCTATGTTTGGAAGCGCAACAACACCGACCTGGCTGATGGAGCAGGTGTTCAGGGTTCCCGCACGGCCACGCTGAACCTGCAGAACGTCCAAGCCGCGCAAGCCGGCAGCTACACCGTGCAAATCAGCAACGGCGCCGGCAACGTTACCAGCACCCCGGCCACCCTGGTGCTGGGCGAAGCTCCGAGCCTGGCGACCGCTCTTGATACAACCGGCCTCACCTGGACCACGGCTGGCGCGGTCGGATGGCAGGTTCAAACCGCCACTACTCACGACAACGTCGATGCTGTCCAAAGCGGCAAGATTGCCGACAGCCAGGAAAGCACTCTGGAAACGGTCATCAATGGCCCGGCCACCGTAGCCTTCTGGTGGCGGTCCGACTCGGAACAAAACTTCGACTTCCTCAGTGTGGAACTGGATGGAGCCCTGCAGTTCCGCATCTCGGGAACCATCGCCTGGGAGCAGAAAACCGTGGCCGTGCCGGCCGGAACCCACACCCTGCGGTGGGCTTATCGCAAGGATACCAGCGACTCGCGCGGAGCTGACGCCGGCTGGGTAGATCAGGTGGAAATCCGCCAAGCTCAACCCCCGCCCAGCCTCGGCGATGCCCTCGACAACAACGACATCCGCTGGGCGGCTGCCGGCGATCGCCCCTGGTTCGCTCAGACGACCACCACTCGCGACGGGACCGATGCCGCTCAAAGCGGGCCGATCACGGACAACCAGAGGAGCACTCTTGAAGCAACCGTGGTCGGACCGGCCAACTTGTCCTTCTGGTGGAAGGTCGATTCGGAACAGAACTACGACCTCCTCAGCTTCGAGTTGGACAACGCGGCCGCAGCCAGCGCGGCTCCCATCTCGGGTTCGGTAAACTGGGAGCAGAAGACAGTGCCCATCCCCGCCGGCACGCACACCATCCGCTGGGTCTACACCAAGGACGCCAGCGCCTCGAGCGGGGCCGATGCCGCCTACGTGGATCAAGTGGTCCTGACCAAGCTAACCCCTGGCGAAGCGGGCGAGCCCGGGCCTAAACTGGAATACACCCTCAGCGGAACCAAGCTCCGCATCACCTGGCCGGAAGCAGCCGAACGGTTTAAGCTGCAATCCGCCACGTCCATCACGGCTGGAAATTGGACGGACGTGTCCGAGAACGACATCTCCAAGGAAGAAGGTGAGTTCTTCACCACGGTCATCACCTCCGCGGGCAC
It encodes:
- a CDS encoding immunoglobulin domain-containing protein, encoding MKPTKPQIRPHRRELGIALVAMLGNFGPAYSSAQAQPFNIDTGSREIVRSFYNRVYQASEGVPIGWTGDIASCNAGTVSPAYQEATRLRVNFFRAMAGLPSNITFNDANNAKAQAAALMMSANKQLNHQPPTSWTCYTQLGSDGAPSNLNMGSTGPKSIDSFMQDGGDNNAEAGHRRWIMVPEQLTMGSGHIPGTSSTDWQSMTAALWVHDPRAQQRPPTREEFEAWPPKGYVPYQIVYPRWSFGLSGSDMAGATVTVQRAGQSLPIKIDSRSGGNLVFIPNNLNHSASWTRPTADDPHVVTIGNVMVGGTARNYSYTVTIFDPQVPSADYARTAVTGPDRPNLNQDNAYNFSAVPIATGYQWRATKITGANLTDGAESGLANFDAAGGIGNPVNTAVKATGASSFRLHRVSGAAPQTLTLKRTLLAGPASQITFKNRSLSTSSYASTVQVSTDAGASWQTVFTQAGSDTSDAGFTDRMVSLASLANRQFLLRFALENTGGPFYTGDNPGWYIDDITLVNLEEAFPNPIINTVAAGTTFNFRPTEAADFALDVRPQVFGNYFEEWGNSLRVSTSTTVPTAPTIGSQPQSQTVVAGANVTFSVTAQGTAPLSYVWKRNNTDLADGAGVQGSRTATLNLQNVQAAQAGSYTVQISNGAGNVTSTPATLVLGEAPSLATALDTTGLTWTTAGAVGWQVQTATTHDNVDAVQSGKIADSQESTLETVINGPATVAFWWRSDSEQNFDFLSVELDGALQFRISGTIAWEQKTVAVPAGTHTLRWAYRKDTSDSRGADAGWVDQVEIRQAQPPPSLGDALDNNDIRWAAAGDRPWFAQTTTTRDGTDAAQSGPITDNQRSTLEATVVGPANLSFWWKVDSEQNYDLLSFELDNAAAASAAPISGSVNWEQKTVPIPAGTHTIRWVYTKDASASSGADAAYVDQVVLTKLTPGEAGEPGPKLEYTLSGTKLRITWPEAAERFKLQSATSITAGNWTDVSENDISKEEGEFFTTVITSAGTRFYRLVDQ